A part of Salmo salar chromosome ssa18, Ssal_v3.1, whole genome shotgun sequence genomic DNA contains:
- the si:dkey-111f13.5 gene encoding inner centromere protein, whose translation MSDMGPLQRMLNRTTLSTQRLLHTHILGLGEYFLSPSTSTSTSTSQDPGPASFSPHSEQLEVGATQGESPWMAVFLQRAEEDKERSLKQQEECLQVCFKEALLARERLEAEQRQGERVEQQAQFEERCVGLREEIEREMRLAVEETCGRMRAAIQREVEEERQREVEAKEEKVQENVKRLVRETEVCVRQQCEREAQKDLQTLQDRHTVELALMQSRYRQLEQGLARVTGERMSYETEFKRLQCSYRQFVDLTESSLHSDYLLKLRRLGREPGYTDVAVQTDDVTNTHFT comes from the exons ATGTCTGACATGGGGCCTCTACAGAGGATGCTGAACCGGACCACCCTCTCCACACAGaggctcctccacacacacatcctgg GTCTGGGAGAgtattttctctctccttccacctctacctccacaagCACCAGCCAGGACCCAGGGCCAGCCTCATTCTCTCCCCACTCCGAGCAGCTAGAGGTGGGGGCCACACAGGGGGAGTCACCCTGGATGGCAGTATTTCTGCAGAGGGCAGAGGAGGATAAAGAGAGGTCACTGAAACAACAGGAAGAG TGTCTGCAGGTGTGCTTCAAAGAGGCCTTATTGGCAAGGGAGAGGCTGGAGGCTGAGCAGAGGCAGGGGGAGCGGGTAGAGCAGCAGGCCCAGTTTGAGGAGCGCTGTGTGGGGCTGCGGGAGGAGATCGAGAGGGAAATGAGGCTGGCGGTGGAGGAGACCTGCGGAAGGATGAGGGCTGCGAtacagagagaggtggaagaggagcgacagagagaagtagaggccAAGGAGGAAAAAGTACAG gaGAATGTGAAGAGGCTTGTTCGGGAAACAGAGGTGTGTGTGCGACAGCAGTGTGAAAGAGAGGCACAGAAGGACCTACAGACTCTCCAGGACAGACATACCGTGGAACTCGCTCTAATGCAAAGCCG GTACAGGCAGCTGGAGCAGGGTCTGGCCAGAGTCACAGGGGAGAGGATGAGCTATGAGACAGAGTTTAAG aggtTACAGTGTAGTTACAGACAGTTTGTGGATCTGACCGAGTCCTCCCTCCACTCTGACTACCTGTTGAAGCTCCGTCGCCTGGGCAGAGAACCTGGCTATACAGACGTGGCGGTCCAGACGGATGATGTCACCAACACACACTTTACCTGA